The DNA sequence AAAATTCGTTACACTATTAGTAATATTAAAAACCTTGGTTTTTCTCCCAGACAATATGCGTTAGAAAATTCAGACTATCGAGGCAGGGTAATAGCAGAAATTTATGAAGAATATCAAAATGAGTTAGCAAAAAATAACGCCCTTGATTTTGATGATTTATTGTTAATTCCAGTGAGAATTTTTCAAGAAAATGAGTCGATTTTAGGTTATTGGCATAATCAATTCCATCATATCCTTGTTGACGAATATCAGGATACTAACCAGATTCAATACAATTTAATTAGGCTTTTATCTACTAATAATGAGACAGATAAAAAATACTGGAATTGGAATAATAGATCAGTTTTTGTAGTAGGAGATGCGGATCAATCAATCTATTCTTTTCGTATGGCAGATTTTACTATTTTACTTAATTTTCAGGAAGATTTTGGGGATAATTTACCAGATCAAGAAACTCAAACTATGATCAAATTAGAGGAAAATTATCGCTCAAGGGAAAACATTTTACAAGCGGCTAATTATTTAATTGAACATAACTCCCAAAGAATTGATAAAGTATTAAAACCCACCAGAGGAGAAGGAGAAAGTATTTATCTTTATCGAGGGGATAATGAAAGGGATGAAGCCACTTTTGTTTGTCGGCAAATTGCTCAATTGGTAAGAGAAAATGCTGATTTAAACTGGGGTGATTTTGCCATTTTATACCGCATTAACTCTCAATCTCGTGCCTTTGAAGATGAGTTAATTAAAAAGAATATTCCTTACAATATTGTGGGGGGTTTAAAATTCTATGAAAGGAAGGAAGTTAAAGACGCTTTGGCTTATTTGCGTTTGATTGTCAATCCTGCGGATACCGTTAGTTTACTCAGAATCATCAACACACCAAGAAGGGGAATCGGTAAAACCACTATTGATAATCTATTGACGGCTTCTGTGGAGTTAGGTGTACCATTGTGGGAGATATTAAACGATCGCACCTCTGTTAATACTATAGCAGGAAGGGCGGCAAAAAGAGTGAATGAATTTGCCCAACTGATTCTCGATTGTCAGGAAATGATGAAAGAATCTTCGGCGGTAGAAGTGTTGAATCATATGTTATTAGCCTCTGGGTATAGTCAAGATTTGCAACAACAAAACACCGATGAAGCGGAAAACAGACTAGAAAACCTCAATGAGTTAGCAAACGCCATGTCACAATTTCAGGAGGATAATGAGGATAGCAGTTTAGAAGGGTTTTTAAGTAGCGCGTCTCTCGCCTCGGATTTGGATAACCTCAATGAAGATAATCAGGCGGTTTCTTTGATGACGTTACACTCAGCGAAGGGATTGGAATTTCCCATTGTCTTTCTGGTAGGATTTGAACAGGGATTATTACCCCATAACCGTAGTTTACGAGATCCGTTAGAATTAGAGGAAGAAAGACGCTTATGTTATGTTGGCATAACTAGGGCAAAAGAACAACTATTTATTACCCATGCCAGAGAAAGATATTCTTGGGGTAATGTGGACTATTGTACACCATCTCAGTTTTTGGATGAGTTACCCCCTGAGTTGCTTTCTAGTAATATCCCTCCTCGTAAATCCTCCCGTCATAATATTATCGAAGAAACGACCCCGAAGAAAAAATCTCCTTCTCAATCATGGCAGGAAGGCGATCATTTGTACCATCCTACTTTCGGTAATGGGGTTGTGACTCATTTATTAGGCTTGGGGAGTAAAAATACTTTAGTTGTGCAGTTTGAAGTGGGAAGAAAAATTATTAATCCTAGTCATACAAAGTTGGAGAAAATTTCTTAAATATGATTACCTGCGAGAAATAAGAAATGTGCTTTATTCAAGACAAATAGTGCTATTGTCTTTGATTATGCTATTGTATTATTAATACTTAAAATATATGCTTATAATTCAGCTTCGCATAGATTAACCATGATACCAGTCTCTTCTAATTTCTCCTTTCTACAGTCTCAGAATCAACAATTAGCTCGTTTAGCCTCTTTAGCGGAGTATTTCTTACATATCGATACGAATACTTGCTTAGTTAAACTGAGACAATTTGGGGAGTTATTAGCTAAACAAGTGGCTTTAAAAGTAGGGATTTATATAAATAATAATGAAGAACAATTTTCCATTCTCAAAAAATTAGAAAATAGTGGTTTATTTCGGCATCAAATTAAAGATTTATATGAACAACTAACTCTATTTCATAAAATTAGAATTGAGGGAAATAACGCTACTCATATTAATTATGATCAACCTGATTATGATACCGCTTTAACTCATATCCAATATGCTTGGGAATTGGGTATTTGGTATTATCGCTCATTTCATGATGAGAATTTTCATTTCCAAAAGTTTGTTACTCCTTCTAATCCTAACCTTGAAAGAGAAAGGGAATTAAAGGAACTAAAACAGGAAGCAGAAAGAATTAAAAAACTCGCTGAATTAGAAGCAAAAGAGAAAGAAGAAATAGGTATTTTACAGCAAGAAACTGAGTCTAAATATCAGCAGATTCTACAACAAAAACAAGATGCGATCGCACTTCTGGAATCTCAGAAACAAGAAGAAATAGAAAGATTGAAACAAGAAGCCGAATCAAAATATCAAGACGCTTTGCAAGAAATTGAGAATTTACAACAGGAAATTAATAATAATAAACTCACGGAAGAAGAAATAATTAACCGTATCAAAAAAGCCATAGAAATAGAGAGTAATATTAACAATTTTACCTCCATGTTAATGGGTCATTTTGAGAATGATAACACCGTAGAAGGCTATGAAAATATTAGTCATAAATTAGAAAATATTACCAATGCCATAGATAAAATTTCCCTCTTAATTGGGGATTATCAAGAAACAGAAATGGAACTCCATAATGGAGAAAAAGTTAAGGCTGGATTGGGGATAATTAGTGAGGCTAAAAACCTTCAACAACGGTCAAAAGATTTAAAACATGGTATCTTTAATGTTCTAGTTTTAGGCACATTTAGTAATGGTAAAAGTACCCTTTTAAACGCTATGTTAGGCAGTCGCAAATTACCGATGGATAATTGTCCTGCTACTGCCATTATTACTATGTTAGTTTATGGAGAAGAAGAAAATGTTAAGCTATATTATAGCAACAATCAAGAGCCTAAATATATCTCTTTTGAAGAGTTTGATAAACAATATGTTTTAGATATTGAAGATCAAGAAACCTTACATACAACCCATTATATTAATCGCTTTAAAGACATTGAATTTGCAGAAATAGAATGTAATTATAACCTGTGTAAAGGAGGAGTAAGATTAATCGATTCTCCGGGAATTGGAGAACAAATTGCCCGAACAAAATTAACCACAGAATTTTTACAACAATCCCATGCAGTTATCTTCATTTTTGATGCAACCCACCCATTAAGGCAGGAAGAAAGAGAATTTATTGAGGCTAATTTTAAACAGGGTAATAATAATGAAAATATCTTTTTTGTGGTCAATAAAATTGATTTAGTTGATGATGATGATGACGATGATGAAGATAATGATGGTAAAGAAAAAATAGGGAAATATTTTGCTAATTACCTTAAAAATTTATACTTAGATGAAAACAGTAACTTAAATCAAGAATTACTGAATAAACGTTTATTTTTAATCAATTCTAAATCTGCTTTAAAAGGTAGAAGAAAAAATCCTATTAAACAATCCTTAGTAGAAGAATCAGGAATTTTAGCTTTTGAAAAAGAGTTAGAAAATTTCTTAACTACAGGCTCGAAATTTAGGGCGAGAGTTAGTTCTGTGGTTGACTTATTAATCTTAACTATTGATAAATTAGAACAGAAAATAATTCAACAAGAAAAATTATTAGGTGAACCATTATCGGTATTAGAAGAAAGAAGAATTGTTGCTGAGAAAAAATTAAAGCTACTAGAAGAAAGGGAAAATCGGATTAAAGAAATTATCGATTTATATGCCAATACCATCACAGATAAATTATGTTTTGATTTGGAAACTTATATCATTAAAATGAAGGATGATTGGCAATTTGATTATAAAGAATTTACTAATTTAGATGAACTTAATTTGTTTACTCTTTTCTCTATGACAATAGATGATATGTCTCGTGATTCGACAACTACATCAATTAATGAAAGTCTAAAAAAATACTTAGAAACTAAATTTAATGATTGGTCAAATCGTATTCCTATTATTATTAATAAAGATTTAGACTCTTTACAAAAACAATTAGATACCTCTATTCAAGACTTTGCGAGGGAAATTTCTTTGATTGAATCTCTATTTGCAGGGGAAAATTTGGTGGATGTAGTGGAAAATCGTTCGGATACAGTAATGCAGTTAATAATTAGTGCAATATTAGGTGATTTTAGTACCATGTCTAGCTGTATTATGGGGGATAATGATTGGTCTAATTTTTTCTGGGAAACGATCAAACAAGCAGTATTAGTTAGTGCAATTTTAACCATTTTTACTGGTCCTATGGAGTGGATTTTTCTGGCTATTAGTGAGATAGGAATGGGGATGTTTAATCAAAGTCAAGCTCAGAAAAAATTAGTTATTAATATCGGTAAAAAAATATTTGATAAAATTGAGGATGAGTTGCCAGAATTACATTGGAGAATTAAAGAAAAAACTAATGAACAATTTACCAATTTAACTAATCAAGTTACCTCCGCTATTCAGCAACAAATAGAAGAAGTAAGAAAAGAACAAGAAAAAATTATTGAGGATAAAAAGAATCAAGAATTTTCTATTGCCCAAGAAAAAGCGAGAATTTTTGCTATTCAAGATGAAGTAATTTATTTATTCAATGAAATTTGTAAAAATGCTTATGATAGAGAGTATTCTTTAGAACAAATTAAATGGCTTTATCAAGGGAAACAATTAATTCAAGAACAGGTAAAAGTTTAAATATTAATTTTTACTTAGAATAAAATTTCGAGTTTTAAATACTTATTAAATATCGATATTAAAAAACTCGATCTTAAATTTTTGTGTATCTCATTATTTTATTTAGATCCCATGATAAATGGTAGTAATTTCAATATTAATACTTCAGAAAATGTATTCAAATTTGTTTATTTTAGTCAAGAGGTAGAACATATTAATTCTTGTCTTACTAATATCAGTAATACTTTTAATGAACTTAAACTAGAAATAGATAGTGAAAATAATAATCGTGAGGATTTATTTCAAAAAATTCCCGAATTAAAATTAAATTTATTAAGAAAAGAGAGCAACATAGCTGTTTTTGGTATTTTTAAATCTGGTAAATCCACGTTAATTAATGCTATTTTAGATCAAAAAATATTGCCTAGTCGTACAAATCGAGCAACAGGAGTTATTACTTCTATTAGCTATGACTCTCAAAAATACGCAAATATAATATTTGAGTATTTTTTAGGCTATGGAGATGAAAGAATTGATGTCGATAAAATTGATAAATATATTTTATTAAATACTTCGGATGTCATTGCTAAACCTCCTGAAAATATCAAAAAAGTTGAGATAAAATTACCTGATTTTTTTCTACCTGAAGATTGTTATTTAACGGATACTCCCGGATTATTAGATAATCAATATTTAACTGAGTTAAGTTACTGCGAAATAGAAAAATCTGACTTGGTTATTCTCGCTTTAAGGGCGGATAAGTTACTCTCGGAAAAGGAAAGAGAGGCGATTAGTTATGTAAATAATTTACTCAAAGGAAATATTATCTTTATCATTAATAGAATGGGGGTAATTTGTGATGATGATGAGGAGGAAGAAGAAGAAAATAAACGCCAAGAAGAAAAGTTATTAAAGTTGGCAAATAAAACCTTACAAGATTGTGGCAATAGTTTTTCTGGTAAACCTGCTATTATTACTACTGATGCTTTATCCATTCTTAAAAATGACACTTCTACAAGAGGGATTATTTATCGACAAGGAGTTAATAATTTAAAGTTACAATTAACTCAATTATTTAATTGTTTTTTAACTGAAAGATTAATCCTATTGTCAAGAATAGGGGTAATTAATAACTATCTTAATCATTTGATTAATTATTCTCAATTACAAATATCATGGTTAGATATAAAGATTAAAAATTTAGAAGATTTAGCAGAGAAAGATTGGCAAGAAAGAAAAGTAATTTTTAGTCAAGAAGTTAGCAATATAAGATTAAATTTAGAGAAAGAAAAACAAGATATAATTAATAAGCTACAAACATTAATTAGTGGTAGTTTAAGTAAGGCTAGATATATTATTAATAGTGATAACCCTGAATGGGTTAATACAGTTAAAAGAGATTGGAATGCTGATAATAAAGTTTATGCTAATCGCATATCAGAAAATATAAAAAATATTCTAAATAATATTAATATTAAGATACCTAATAGTTATCAATATTTTATTTCTAATCTCAATTTAGAGGAAGATTTTGGGAGTCAGGTTAGTAGTGTTGTGGGTGGCTCATTTATGTTAGGAATGATTAGAGGAATTGGTAATTTATTAGATAATAATTGGAGAGAAGAACATTTTGGAGATGTAAAAAAAGAAGTAACTAAGACAGAGCAAGTATTAAGAAATAATATAGATAATTATTTTGTTAAGTTAGAAGAAAGTGTTAAAATATATGAAAAAGAATATGAACCTATTTTAGAAAAACCTCAAGAATTATTAGACAGTTATTCTGACAAAGAAACTTATCTTAATATCATCTCTCAATCAACGCAATTTTTAGATTTTATGGTAAAAATCACTCAAGATATACAAGACTGGAATAAGCAATTTGATATTGTTTGGAAAGATTTTGCAAAAAATATAATTAATAGTTTCTCTTCTGAATATCCAAAAAAATTAAAGTCAATAAAATCTAATGAGGATTTGAATAATTATATTAATGATATAGTTAAATTTTATTTGAAATTATGGCAAAGTGAGAAAGAAGATCAAGGGATTTGGTTAGAGATTTTGATGCGAGAATATCCGATAATGGGGCAAGATTTTGTGGATAGTTTAAATCAAATGGAGATTAATATTCCCTCTCAACCTGTGTTTTTATGGTCAAAAAAAGAAATAGGTGCGATCGCATCTGCTGTGATCATAGGAATAATAATCTTATTATGGGGGCAGGATATGAGTAATTTTAACTTTGATTTAATTACTTTAAGACAGGGAATGATTAGTGCAGGTTTTATTTATACGGTGTTTTCTGTGGTGAAAAAAATTAGAGAAAAAAGAATCGAAGATGAAACCAATAATTTAATCAAGAAATTGACTTCTCAAATAGAAATCTATCATGAAAAATTAGGTACAGTTATTAAAGCTATTAATTAATACAGAAATATCGAACGAAGTTAGAGAAAATTTATTAAATATAAGCAGTTGTATCAGAAACAATAATCATTAATGATCTATTCCTAATGTTATTTTTGCTTGATTAACCTCAGCTTTAAACTCCTCAAATGTCATGGAAGGCAAAGCTAAACCCTCGATAAAACTACCAAATTTTATACCTAAACCGCCGATTTGTTTACCCAATTCTTTAATCTTGCGATCAGTTTTCTGAGAGTATTTATTATGATGGGCAAATCTTGACTAAAATTGCTGATTGCCTGTCGAAAGTCTTTAACTTCTGCCCTTTCGTAATCTAAAAATTGATTAAGTAAAGCGTCTAACGCCTCATCATCCTCCATGTTAATGCGGAGGGATTCCGTACCATTTTGGATTAAAACGGCGTTTTTGCTATCTTCAAAGAGAATATTATTGTTAGGATAGCCTTTATTGAATTTTTTTTGCCTTAATTTCAGCGTCTAAAGAATCTTTTTCGTCTTTTGCTTCCCAATATCCCCAATCGAGACGGATAGGCTTTTGAAAACGACTATTAATCGTCAACTCCTCCACCAATCAAAAATCCTTCGGCTTACAATAACCGTTGAGTAAAGTAGCAAAGGCGTAGCGAATCGAACTTTCGTTACTGCTACCTCCGTATCTTTTTCGGCTTTCCAAGTCTCGGCGATATTGATGGATAAGAGTTTTTGACATAAATTGATATATAAGAATTTTTACTGACACCTAATACCTGTCACCTAAAACCCGATACCTAAATTATTCATCGACTTCGTGACTCAACTCCTTAAATACCTCTAAGAGGCGATCGCCCCAGTATTTTACATCATACTTCGTAACAACTTCGTACATTTTTTGCATACGCTCTTTTTGTTCTTCCCCAGACATTGACAAAGCTCTATCAATAGCCCTATCCATTAAATCTGTCGAGTAGGGATTAGTTTGAATAGCATTAGGTAACTCAACAGAAGCACCAACGAACTCAGAAAGAATCAAAACTCCATCTTCCCCTTCATGACTAACAATATACTCTTTTGCCACTAAGTTTAAACCATCCCTTAAAGGAGTAGTCCAACACACATCAGAAATTTTGTAGTAGCATAGCAATTCAGAAATGGGAATAACTCTAGTAAACAAAAGAATAGGAGTCCAATCTAAACGACCAAACTGCCCATTAATTTGCCCAACTAAACGCTCAATTTGATTTTGTGCCTCCTCATAAACCCGCATTCCCGCCGCAGGAGAAACACAACTAACGATAAAATGAACCTTTCCATGTAAATCCGGGCGACGCTCTAACAAACGCCCAAACGCCTCCAACATTTCTTTATTACCCTTTACATAGTCAACTCTACCCGCCGCAATAATTAACTTTTTCCCCTCAAATTCTGCCTCCAACTCCTTCAAACGTTGTTTAGTTTCAGGTTGATTTAATACTGATAAGAAAAACTCTGGATTTGTGCCCACAGGGAAAGCATCTACTTTGACATATTGATTTTTATACTTTAGCTTAGTTACCATTTCTGGCTCGGCTAAGGCTCTGCCCACAGGAGTAATATGGCCAGATACAGGCTGTTTTTCCACTACCTCCACTGGTAGCAAACTTCGGGCAACATTAACAAAATTTTCCGAGTATCTAGGAATATGGAAACCTACCACATCACAGCAAAGCAAACTATTAATAATTTCCTCGCGCCAAGGCAATATGTTGAAAACATCCACAGAAGGGAAAGGTGTATGATGGAAAAATGCAATTCTGGCATTAGGCTTAATTTGTCTAATGTAGTAAGGCACTAACCACAAATTATAATCATGAATCCAGATTAAAGCGTCATCTGCCGCTTCATTACAAGCTGCCTCAGCAAATAAGCGATTAATTTCTTGGAAGTTTTGCCAATTAGACGACTCATAAGTAAAATGGTAAGGAAAAGAGTGGAGAATCGGCCAAAATGCTTCTTTAGAAGTGATGTGATAGAAATCCTTAACTTGCTCTTTAGTTAAACCAATACGTAAAACAGTGTAGTTAGTTTCCTCTTCATCACTGGTAATTCTAGGCTCAAATCCTTCTTTTTCAGTCTCATCTACTTCTCGCCATGCAATCCATGTACCCTGCTCGGCATAGGAAAAGAAACCTTTTAATGTTGGTACAATACCATTGGGACTTTTCTTTTGACGATAAACTATTTTGCCGTCTTCCATTACTTCATCATAGGGTTGACGATGATAAAGAATAACTAAAGATGATTTCATAATTTTCAGTTCCTCCACTTAAAAAATTCTCTTTTTCGACCACAAAAAACAAATTATTACTAATTAGCTCACAGCAATAAATAATCAGTAGTAATGTGTTTTCATATTTTATTGTTAAGTTTAATTATTGCTAATACAAACCTTTTCTACTTCTACTTAATATTTTATTTATGCTCAATAAGGAAATCTAATAATAAGATTTAGAACAGTGTTACCAATAGAAGTGTCTAAGGTTTAAAGCACATCTTAAAGATAACATTTTTTTTTGAAAAGAGTCAAATTATTTTTAAAAAGCTGATATTTTTGATATTTGTTAATATTTTATTTATTTCTTTTTCTCATAAAATAAGTGCTAAATCTGTTTTTATTATCATTTCTCAAGCTCTCTTAATCTTTCAACTTTTTCAAGAAAAAATAATAATAATTTTTCGCTCTATTCTCATGACCTTTTGAGAAAATTGATTTTAGAAAAACTATTGACAAACTCATAAAAAATAAGATAAGATTAGAGATTGTCACTGGTAATTTATACTAGAGGCAAATTATATTTATATATACAAAAATGCTGTATAAAAAACATCTCTCATGCCAACTATTCAGCAACTAATTCGTAGCGAACGCATACTCAGCACCAAGAAAACTAAATCACCCGCTCTGAAAGAATGTCCTCAGCGCCGTGGTGTGTGTACAAGGGTTTATACAACAACCCCCAAAAAGCCTAACTCTGCCTTAAGAAAAGTGGCAAGGGTTCGTTTAACTTCTGGGTTTGAGGTAACAGCTTATATCCCAGGTATTGGTCATAATCTTCAAGAACACTCAGTGGTGCTTATCAGAGGTGGAAGGGTAAAAGATTTACCCGGGGTTAGATACCACATTGTTAGAGGAACTCTCGATGCTACTGGGGTAAAAGACAGAAAGCAGGGACGCTCTAAGTATGGTGCAAAACGTCCTAAAGCCTAGTAAAGGTTAACCATTAAGTTAATTTCATAGAAAAAAACAGATTAAAGGTATAAGTTAATGTCTCGTAGAAGTAAAGCGAAAACCGTAGAAGTACCACCAGATCCAGTGTATAACAGTCGTTTAGTGAATATGACTGTACGTCGGATTATGAAAGATGGTAAAAAATCTTTAGCGGCGAAAATTCTATATGATGCTTTAAGTATTATTGGGGAAAGAACTGGGACAGAACCCATGGAAACTTTTG is a window from the Cyanobacterium sp. Dongsha4 genome containing:
- the pcrA gene encoding DNA helicase PcrA, producing MNSRIDFLSHLNLSQRQAVEHFCGPLLVVAGAGSGKTRALTYRIANLISTHKVAPENILAVTFTNKAAREMKERIELIFAQQIAEEKHGNKLELLGELEQKQIKSKVYRRTIKDLWIGTFHSLCAKILRYDINKYQDDKGRTWQKNFTILDESDVQSLFKQIVTKNLNLDDKKFEPRKIRYTISNIKNLGFSPRQYALENSDYRGRVIAEIYEEYQNELAKNNALDFDDLLLIPVRIFQENESILGYWHNQFHHILVDEYQDTNQIQYNLIRLLSTNNETDKKYWNWNNRSVFVVGDADQSIYSFRMADFTILLNFQEDFGDNLPDQETQTMIKLEENYRSRENILQAANYLIEHNSQRIDKVLKPTRGEGESIYLYRGDNERDEATFVCRQIAQLVRENADLNWGDFAILYRINSQSRAFEDELIKKNIPYNIVGGLKFYERKEVKDALAYLRLIVNPADTVSLLRIINTPRRGIGKTTIDNLLTASVELGVPLWEILNDRTSVNTIAGRAAKRVNEFAQLILDCQEMMKESSAVEVLNHMLLASGYSQDLQQQNTDEAENRLENLNELANAMSQFQEDNEDSSLEGFLSSASLASDLDNLNEDNQAVSLMTLHSAKGLEFPIVFLVGFEQGLLPHNRSLRDPLELEEERRLCYVGITRAKEQLFITHARERYSWGNVDYCTPSQFLDELPPELLSSNIPPRKSSRHNIIEETTPKKKSPSQSWQEGDHLYHPTFGNGVVTHLLGLGSKNTLVVQFEVGRKIINPSHTKLEKIS
- a CDS encoding dynamin family protein; this encodes MIPVSSNFSFLQSQNQQLARLASLAEYFLHIDTNTCLVKLRQFGELLAKQVALKVGIYINNNEEQFSILKKLENSGLFRHQIKDLYEQLTLFHKIRIEGNNATHINYDQPDYDTALTHIQYAWELGIWYYRSFHDENFHFQKFVTPSNPNLERERELKELKQEAERIKKLAELEAKEKEEIGILQQETESKYQQILQQKQDAIALLESQKQEEIERLKQEAESKYQDALQEIENLQQEINNNKLTEEEIINRIKKAIEIESNINNFTSMLMGHFENDNTVEGYENISHKLENITNAIDKISLLIGDYQETEMELHNGEKVKAGLGIISEAKNLQQRSKDLKHGIFNVLVLGTFSNGKSTLLNAMLGSRKLPMDNCPATAIITMLVYGEEENVKLYYSNNQEPKYISFEEFDKQYVLDIEDQETLHTTHYINRFKDIEFAEIECNYNLCKGGVRLIDSPGIGEQIARTKLTTEFLQQSHAVIFIFDATHPLRQEEREFIEANFKQGNNNENIFFVVNKIDLVDDDDDDDEDNDGKEKIGKYFANYLKNLYLDENSNLNQELLNKRLFLINSKSALKGRRKNPIKQSLVEESGILAFEKELENFLTTGSKFRARVSSVVDLLILTIDKLEQKIIQQEKLLGEPLSVLEERRIVAEKKLKLLEERENRIKEIIDLYANTITDKLCFDLETYIIKMKDDWQFDYKEFTNLDELNLFTLFSMTIDDMSRDSTTTSINESLKKYLETKFNDWSNRIPIIINKDLDSLQKQLDTSIQDFAREISLIESLFAGENLVDVVENRSDTVMQLIISAILGDFSTMSSCIMGDNDWSNFFWETIKQAVLVSAILTIFTGPMEWIFLAISEIGMGMFNQSQAQKKLVINIGKKIFDKIEDELPELHWRIKEKTNEQFTNLTNQVTSAIQQQIEEVRKEQEKIIEDKKNQEFSIAQEKARIFAIQDEVIYLFNEICKNAYDREYSLEQIKWLYQGKQLIQEQVKV
- a CDS encoding dynamin family protein: MCISLFYLDPMINGSNFNINTSENVFKFVYFSQEVEHINSCLTNISNTFNELKLEIDSENNNREDLFQKIPELKLNLLRKESNIAVFGIFKSGKSTLINAILDQKILPSRTNRATGVITSISYDSQKYANIIFEYFLGYGDERIDVDKIDKYILLNTSDVIAKPPENIKKVEIKLPDFFLPEDCYLTDTPGLLDNQYLTELSYCEIEKSDLVILALRADKLLSEKEREAISYVNNLLKGNIIFIINRMGVICDDDEEEEEENKRQEEKLLKLANKTLQDCGNSFSGKPAIITTDALSILKNDTSTRGIIYRQGVNNLKLQLTQLFNCFLTERLILLSRIGVINNYLNHLINYSQLQISWLDIKIKNLEDLAEKDWQERKVIFSQEVSNIRLNLEKEKQDIINKLQTLISGSLSKARYIINSDNPEWVNTVKRDWNADNKVYANRISENIKNILNNINIKIPNSYQYFISNLNLEEDFGSQVSSVVGGSFMLGMIRGIGNLLDNNWREEHFGDVKKEVTKTEQVLRNNIDNYFVKLEESVKIYEKEYEPILEKPQELLDSYSDKETYLNIISQSTQFLDFMVKITQDIQDWNKQFDIVWKDFAKNIINSFSSEYPKKLKSIKSNEDLNNYINDIVKFYLKLWQSEKEDQGIWLEILMREYPIMGQDFVDSLNQMEINIPSQPVFLWSKKEIGAIASAVIIGIIILLWGQDMSNFNFDLITLRQGMISAGFIYTVFSVVKKIREKRIEDETNNLIKKLTSQIEIYHEKLGTVIKAIN
- the ggpS gene encoding glucosylglycerol-phosphate synthase, which codes for MKSSLVILYHRQPYDEVMEDGKIVYRQKKSPNGIVPTLKGFFSYAEQGTWIAWREVDETEKEGFEPRITSDEEETNYTVLRIGLTKEQVKDFYHITSKEAFWPILHSFPYHFTYESSNWQNFQEINRLFAEAACNEAADDALIWIHDYNLWLVPYYIRQIKPNARIAFFHHTPFPSVDVFNILPWREEIINSLLCCDVVGFHIPRYSENFVNVARSLLPVEVVEKQPVSGHITPVGRALAEPEMVTKLKYKNQYVKVDAFPVGTNPEFFLSVLNQPETKQRLKELEAEFEGKKLIIAAGRVDYVKGNKEMLEAFGRLLERRPDLHGKVHFIVSCVSPAAGMRVYEEAQNQIERLVGQINGQFGRLDWTPILLFTRVIPISELLCYYKISDVCWTTPLRDGLNLVAKEYIVSHEGEDGVLILSEFVGASVELPNAIQTNPYSTDLMDRAIDRALSMSGEEQKERMQKMYEVVTKYDVKYWGDRLLEVFKELSHEVDE
- the rpsL gene encoding 30S ribosomal protein S12; the encoded protein is MPTIQQLIRSERILSTKKTKSPALKECPQRRGVCTRVYTTTPKKPNSALRKVARVRLTSGFEVTAYIPGIGHNLQEHSVVLIRGGRVKDLPGVRYHIVRGTLDATGVKDRKQGRSKYGAKRPKA